A genomic region of Azoarcus sp. KH32C contains the following coding sequences:
- a CDS encoding TRAP transporter small permease, with translation MSHGFELPGHAPLATPQVTGVLRPLAKAVEVLNKAALGLSMIAILVACGILTSSVVLRYFLHIATDWQDEAAVFLLVGATFSCGAWVQSQRGHIGIEALDGILPAAVNRFRKLMCDVASCLYCSFFAWKSWTLFHEAWVDGMTTSSSWAPPLWIPYSFMAVGMTLLALQIFLQVVSGQPTKEGKQ, from the coding sequence ATGAGTCACGGTTTCGAGCTGCCGGGGCATGCGCCCCTGGCCACGCCGCAAGTCACGGGCGTACTCCGCCCGCTGGCGAAGGCGGTGGAGGTCCTCAACAAGGCGGCGCTCGGCCTGTCGATGATCGCGATCCTCGTCGCCTGCGGCATCCTCACCAGCAGCGTGGTGCTGCGCTACTTCCTGCACATCGCCACCGACTGGCAGGACGAGGCGGCGGTGTTCCTGCTGGTGGGCGCGACCTTCTCGTGCGGCGCGTGGGTGCAGTCGCAGCGCGGCCACATCGGCATCGAGGCGCTCGACGGCATCCTGCCGGCGGCGGTGAACCGCTTCCGCAAGCTGATGTGCGACGTGGCGTCCTGCCTGTACTGCAGCTTCTTCGCCTGGAAGTCGTGGACGCTGTTCCACGAGGCCTGGGTCGACGGCATGACGACCTCGTCGTCCTGGGCGCCCCCGCTGTGGATTCCCTATAGCTTCATGGCGGTCGGCATGACGCTGCTCGCGCTGCAGATCTTCCTGCAGGTCGTGAGCGGCCAGCCCACCAAGGAGGGCAAGCAATGA
- a CDS encoding DMT family transporter: MRRAQANALLLVAALIWGTAFVAQQAGMRDVGPFTFTGVRFLFGVVIVAPLAWWELRRLARSGVRLDARDLIGGCLLGAVLFLGAAFQQIGVGGTTVSNAGFLTVLYVPIVPVASALLLRERLHWSVWPASFGCLAGTWMLGGGALSALSVGDLWVIASAVFWAAHVLLVGRLATRKGAPIAVAMLQFLVCGLLGLAVGAAGEVVSTDALVRALPSITYAGVLSVGLGFTLQVVAQRHTQAADAAILLSCETLFAALAGRVVLGESMSVEQMAGGALIFACVMAVQLLPLLRVRVEVPAC, translated from the coding sequence ATGAGGCGTGCGCAGGCCAACGCGCTGCTGCTCGTAGCGGCATTGATCTGGGGGACTGCATTCGTCGCCCAACAGGCGGGAATGCGCGACGTCGGTCCGTTTACGTTTACAGGCGTTCGCTTCCTTTTCGGCGTTGTGATCGTGGCGCCGCTCGCCTGGTGGGAGCTTCGGCGACTCGCGCGCAGTGGTGTGCGCCTCGATGCGCGCGACTTGATCGGCGGTTGCCTGCTGGGCGCGGTCTTGTTCCTGGGCGCGGCCTTCCAGCAGATCGGCGTGGGCGGAACCACCGTCAGCAATGCCGGCTTCCTGACCGTGCTCTACGTGCCGATCGTGCCGGTCGCGAGTGCGCTGCTGCTGCGCGAACGGCTGCACTGGTCGGTCTGGCCGGCAAGCTTCGGCTGTCTGGCGGGCACGTGGATGCTCGGTGGTGGAGCACTGTCTGCATTGTCGGTCGGCGACCTGTGGGTGATCGCGAGCGCGGTGTTCTGGGCGGCGCATGTGCTGCTGGTTGGTCGTTTGGCAACTCGCAAGGGCGCGCCGATCGCGGTCGCGATGCTGCAGTTTCTCGTGTGCGGTCTTCTGGGACTTGCCGTCGGCGCTGCCGGCGAGGTGGTGAGCACCGACGCCCTTGTGCGCGCGCTGCCGTCGATCACCTACGCCGGCGTGCTGTCGGTGGGGCTCGGCTTCACACTGCAGGTCGTCGCACAGCGTCACACGCAGGCCGCCGACGCTGCGATCCTGCTCAGTTGCGAAACGCTCTTCGCGGCGCTGGCCGGCCGAGTCGTCCTCGGCGAATCGATGTCGGTGGAGCAGATGGCAGGCGGCGCGCTGATCTTCGCGTGCGTGATGGCGGTGCAACTGCTCCCGCTGCTGCGGGTCCGGGTCGAGGTGCCGGCCTGCTGA
- the dctP gene encoding TRAP transporter substrate-binding protein DctP → MNITRRNLLRGMIAAPSLALLGNPRFANAATELKISHQFPGGTLTEGDFRDRLCRRFAAELEKRSNGAMKGTVYPGSSLMKVNAQFSAMRKGALDMSLVPLSYAGGEVPETNIGLMPGVVTSYEKGLAWKTGEIGKALTDVLADKGVVIVSWVWQAGGVASRTKGLVEPEDAKGMKVRGGSREMDMVLKEAGAAVLSLPSNEIYAAMQTGALDAAMTSSTSLVSFRLEEVAKHLTTGRGKTYWFMFEPLMISRSIFEGLPKDQQQLIMTIGAEMEKFALEQAKGDDQTVVDVYTKAGGKAYDLSDATVKKWQAIARETAWKDYAGKNANCARILGLVEKSL, encoded by the coding sequence ATGAACATCACCCGTCGTAACCTCTTGCGCGGCATGATCGCCGCCCCCTCGCTGGCGTTGCTGGGCAATCCGCGCTTCGCCAACGCCGCGACCGAGCTGAAGATCTCGCACCAGTTCCCCGGCGGCACGCTCACCGAAGGCGATTTCCGCGATCGGCTGTGCCGACGCTTCGCGGCCGAGCTCGAAAAGCGCAGCAACGGCGCGATGAAGGGCACGGTCTATCCGGGCTCCTCGCTGATGAAGGTGAACGCGCAGTTCAGCGCGATGCGCAAGGGCGCGCTGGACATGTCGCTGGTGCCGCTCTCCTACGCCGGAGGCGAAGTGCCGGAGACCAATATCGGCCTGATGCCGGGCGTGGTCACGTCCTATGAGAAGGGCCTCGCATGGAAGACCGGCGAGATCGGCAAGGCGCTCACCGACGTCCTCGCCGACAAGGGCGTCGTGATCGTGAGCTGGGTGTGGCAGGCGGGCGGCGTCGCCTCGCGCACGAAGGGGCTGGTCGAGCCAGAAGATGCCAAGGGCATGAAGGTGCGCGGCGGGTCGCGCGAAATGGACATGGTGCTCAAGGAAGCCGGGGCGGCCGTGCTGTCGCTGCCGTCGAACGAGATCTACGCGGCGATGCAGACCGGCGCGCTGGATGCGGCGATGACCTCCTCCACCAGCCTGGTCTCCTTCCGCCTCGAGGAAGTGGCCAAGCACCTGACCACCGGTCGCGGCAAGACCTACTGGTTCATGTTCGAGCCGCTGATGATCTCGCGCAGCATCTTCGAAGGCCTGCCCAAGGACCAGCAGCAACTGATCATGACGATCGGCGCCGAGATGGAGAAGTTTGCGCTGGAGCAGGCGAAGGGCGACGACCAGACCGTGGTCGACGTCTATACCAAGGCCGGCGGCAAGGCCTACGACCTGAGCGACGCAACGGTCAAGAAGTGGCAGGCGATCGCGCGTGAAACGGCGTGGAAGGATTACGCCGGCAAGAACGCGAATTGCGCCCGCATCCTCGGCCTGGTGGAGAAGTCGCTATGA
- a CDS encoding TRAP transporter large permease, whose amino-acid sequence MSTTLVGIMYGIGTMLLMFSGMPIAFALGLIAVIFMFFFMPGSALDTVTQNVYEEMASITLLSIPLFILKGAAIGKSRAGADLYSAIHAWMYKIPGGLGIANVFACALFAAMAGSSPATCSAIGSAGIPEMRARGYSPGFAAGIIAAGGTLGILLPPSITMILFAVASEQSLGRLFLAGIGPGVLLVVVFAGYAAWKYKREYDAALTLAQSGGKQSALLKEEHFTLAEKTAMLPRVLPFVILLIGVMVALYGGYATPSETAGLGGLLALVLIGGIYKVWKPAQLKPILSSTLKESTMLMFIIGMSLLYSYVMSYLHISQSAAEWIVALHLSKWVLLAVILVLVVVLGFFLPPVSIILMTAPILLPPIREAGFDLIWFGVVMTVVMELGLIHPPVGLNIFVIKNVAPDIPLKDVIWGVMPFVGLMIASVVLMCIFPGISTALPDYFLGAK is encoded by the coding sequence ATGAGCACCACCCTGGTTGGAATCATGTATGGCATCGGAACGATGCTGCTGATGTTCTCCGGCATGCCGATCGCGTTCGCGCTGGGCCTGATCGCGGTGATCTTCATGTTCTTCTTCATGCCCGGCTCGGCGCTGGATACCGTGACGCAGAACGTGTACGAGGAGATGGCGAGCATCACGCTGCTGTCGATCCCGCTCTTCATCCTGAAGGGCGCGGCGATCGGAAAGAGCCGCGCGGGCGCGGATCTGTATTCGGCGATCCATGCGTGGATGTACAAGATCCCGGGCGGCCTGGGCATTGCCAACGTCTTCGCCTGCGCGCTGTTTGCGGCGATGGCGGGTTCGAGCCCCGCGACCTGCTCGGCGATCGGCAGTGCCGGCATCCCCGAGATGCGGGCGCGCGGCTACTCGCCGGGCTTCGCCGCGGGCATCATCGCCGCGGGCGGGACGCTGGGCATCCTGCTGCCGCCGTCGATCACGATGATCCTGTTCGCGGTGGCCTCGGAACAGTCCCTCGGGCGGCTCTTCCTGGCGGGCATCGGTCCGGGCGTCCTGCTCGTCGTGGTGTTCGCAGGCTACGCCGCGTGGAAGTACAAGCGCGAGTACGACGCGGCGCTGACGCTCGCGCAGTCGGGGGGCAAGCAGTCCGCACTGCTCAAGGAGGAGCATTTCACGCTCGCCGAGAAGACGGCGATGCTGCCGCGCGTGCTGCCCTTCGTGATCCTGCTGATCGGCGTGATGGTGGCGCTCTACGGCGGCTATGCGACGCCGTCGGAGACGGCCGGCCTCGGCGGCCTGCTCGCGCTGGTGCTGATCGGCGGCATCTACAAGGTGTGGAAGCCGGCCCAGCTGAAGCCGATCCTGTCCAGCACGCTGAAGGAATCGACGATGCTGATGTTCATCATCGGGATGTCGCTGCTCTACTCCTACGTGATGAGCTACCTGCACATCTCGCAGAGCGCCGCCGAGTGGATCGTCGCGCTGCATCTGTCGAAGTGGGTGCTGCTGGCCGTGATCCTGGTGCTGGTGGTGGTGCTGGGCTTCTTCCTGCCGCCGGTGTCGATCATCCTGATGACCGCGCCGATCCTGCTGCCGCCGATCCGCGAAGCCGGCTTCGACCTGATCTGGTTCGGCGTCGTGATGACGGTCGTGATGGAGCTGGGCCTGATCCACCCGCCGGTGGGCCTCAACATCTTCGTCATCAAGAACGTGGCGCCGGACATCCCGCTGAAGGACGTGATCTGGGGC
- a CDS encoding GntR family transcriptional regulator: protein MDHEQPSLRRSEELSEMIEEQIATGIRQPGSRLDEQELAAEFGVSRTPVREALIQLAAAGLIEMRPRRGATVAEVGPARLCEMFEVMAELEAMCGRLAARRISETEQKALQEAHRACESARDAQNPDEYYRLNEVFHRALYAASHNEFLAEQAIALHRRLRPYRRLQLRVRNRMQTSYSEHQAIVDAILAGDGELAAERLRGHVAVQGERFVDLVSSLAVLKTAAPQEAG from the coding sequence ATGGACCATGAACAACCCTCCCTCCGGCGCTCGGAGGAACTCAGCGAAATGATCGAGGAGCAGATCGCGACCGGCATCCGGCAGCCGGGGTCGCGCCTCGATGAACAGGAACTCGCCGCGGAATTCGGGGTGTCCCGCACCCCGGTGCGTGAAGCGCTGATCCAGCTGGCCGCGGCCGGGCTCATCGAAATGCGTCCCCGGCGCGGAGCGACCGTTGCCGAGGTCGGCCCGGCGCGACTGTGCGAGATGTTCGAAGTGATGGCGGAACTCGAAGCGATGTGCGGCCGCCTGGCGGCTCGGCGAATCAGCGAGACCGAACAAAAGGCGCTGCAGGAGGCACATCGCGCCTGCGAATCCGCCCGCGATGCGCAGAACCCGGACGAATACTATCGGCTCAACGAAGTCTTCCATCGCGCGCTCTACGCCGCGAGCCACAACGAGTTCCTGGCAGAGCAGGCGATCGCGCTGCACCGCCGGCTGCGCCCCTATCGCCGGCTGCAGCTGCGCGTACGCAACCGCATGCAGACTTCCTACTCCGAGCATCAGGCCATCGTCGACGCCATCCTCGCCGGCGATGGTGAACTCGCCGCCGAGCGTCTGCGTGGCCACGTCGCCGTGCAAGGCGAGCGCTTCGTTGACCTGGTCTCTTCCCTTGCCGTCCTGAAAACGGCCGCGCCGCAGGAGGCCGGATAG
- a CDS encoding DUF3079 domain-containing protein: protein MAKKFPLHPKHPERICWGCDKYCPATSLACGNGSGRTLHPAEMLGEDWYTYGDWGIETGEEGEKPADDGAAAPR from the coding sequence ATGGCCAAGAAATTTCCCCTGCACCCCAAGCATCCCGAGCGAATCTGCTGGGGCTGCGACAAGTATTGCCCGGCGACCTCGCTCGCCTGCGGCAACGGATCCGGTCGTACCTTGCACCCGGCGGAAATGCTGGGTGAGGACTGGTACACGTATGGCGACTGGGGGATCGAGACGGGCGAGGAAGGAGAAAAGCCGGCCGATGACGGGGCGGCGGCGCCACGCTAA
- a CDS encoding HAMP domain-containing sensor histidine kinase, which produces MSPPGVSVSDIEVEAQRQKTALLFRNAGIAQAVNVVNGSLLAFVNTTLHTDPWLAFSWWALMVAVAAWRYGIARRFATAVPNAVDAVAWRHRYIAATAMTAALWGAGAVLFSWHAPDGVRLFTGLVLAGMVAGAVPVLAPVPAAFRIFALLVVLPLAAVLSLQADSVLHWAFAAMVVIFLAAVLASATYLHESLDSAIRLGLERGRMVDTLEHARAVAEAALAEQKGAERALLANEERSRQQLEKLVMQRTAELATAKVEAERANNAKTRFLAAVSHDLRQPLSALSLYVGALGSKPSAVDGLVVANMQNCVTSLSGMLSNLLDLSKLEAGIVTADPGDFMLDALIANVVSSQEPEANARGLQLRCTVSHLIARTDAILFRRIIENFVSNSIRYTEKGGVLIGCRRREGKMWVEVWDTGLGIPEDKTSEIFEEFRQLGNYERNRAKGSGLGLAIVAKTAELLGLQIRVRSRPGKGSMFAVEVPLGEAVKPAFRHAYSHRPLRIAVVEDNAEVALALTHALTSAGHEVIAAASRKELWPRLDGRAPDVVISDYRLAGSETGFDVITSLRTAFGNDLPALLITGDTDPSVIGRMAAERIRVQHKPLDFEALLSRIADLVDKNR; this is translated from the coding sequence ATGTCTCCTCCCGGCGTATCGGTTTCAGATATCGAAGTGGAAGCTCAGCGGCAAAAAACGGCGCTGTTGTTTCGCAATGCGGGCATCGCTCAAGCCGTCAACGTCGTCAACGGATCCTTGCTGGCGTTTGTAAATACGACGCTTCATACCGATCCCTGGCTGGCCTTTTCATGGTGGGCGCTTATGGTCGCTGTCGCCGCGTGGCGTTATGGGATCGCGCGACGGTTTGCGACCGCGGTCCCGAATGCGGTCGACGCGGTCGCGTGGCGCCATCGTTACATTGCTGCCACCGCGATGACGGCCGCCCTTTGGGGCGCAGGCGCCGTGCTCTTCAGTTGGCATGCCCCAGATGGCGTGCGCCTGTTCACGGGCCTGGTATTGGCCGGAATGGTGGCCGGTGCCGTGCCCGTCCTGGCGCCGGTCCCCGCCGCCTTCCGGATCTTCGCCTTGCTGGTCGTCCTGCCGCTGGCTGCCGTCCTGTCGTTGCAGGCCGACTCGGTGCTGCACTGGGCGTTCGCGGCCATGGTCGTCATCTTTCTGGCTGCCGTGTTGGCGAGTGCCACCTACTTGCACGAGTCGCTCGATTCCGCGATACGTCTGGGACTAGAAAGAGGTCGCATGGTCGACACGCTCGAGCATGCACGTGCCGTCGCCGAAGCGGCCCTTGCCGAACAGAAGGGAGCGGAAAGGGCGCTGCTGGCCAATGAAGAGCGGTCGCGGCAGCAACTGGAAAAACTGGTGATGCAACGGACGGCCGAACTTGCGACCGCAAAGGTCGAAGCCGAGCGTGCCAACAACGCCAAGACGCGATTTTTGGCGGCCGTCAGCCACGACCTTCGACAGCCGCTCTCTGCGCTCTCGCTATACGTGGGGGCACTCGGAAGCAAGCCCTCGGCGGTTGATGGCCTAGTGGTGGCGAACATGCAGAACTGTGTTACCAGCCTGAGTGGAATGTTGAGCAACCTGCTGGACCTGTCCAAGCTGGAGGCGGGTATCGTCACGGCCGACCCCGGCGATTTCATGCTCGATGCACTCATCGCGAACGTCGTGTCGTCGCAGGAGCCGGAGGCGAATGCAAGAGGATTGCAGCTGCGCTGTACCGTGTCTCACCTGATCGCCCGCACCGATGCAATCCTCTTCCGGCGCATCATCGAAAACTTCGTGTCCAACTCGATCCGCTACACCGAGAAAGGCGGGGTCCTGATCGGCTGTCGGCGACGCGAAGGAAAGATGTGGGTGGAGGTCTGGGATACCGGCCTCGGCATTCCAGAGGACAAGACGTCCGAGATTTTTGAGGAATTCCGGCAACTCGGCAATTACGAGAGAAATCGGGCGAAGGGGTCCGGGCTCGGGCTCGCCATCGTCGCCAAGACTGCCGAATTGTTGGGTTTACAGATCCGGGTTCGCTCCAGACCGGGCAAAGGGTCGATGTTTGCCGTGGAAGTTCCGCTCGGTGAAGCGGTCAAACCCGCATTTCGCCACGCATATTCGCATCGGCCGCTAAGAATCGCAGTGGTGGAAGACAACGCCGAGGTCGCCTTGGCGCTCACCCACGCGCTGACCAGTGCCGGTCATGAGGTGATCGCCGCCGCTTCGCGGAAGGAACTCTGGCCGCGCCTCGACGGCAGGGCGCCCGACGTCGTGATCTCCGACTACCGGCTTGCCGGAAGCGAAACGGGTTTCGATGTCATTACCTCGCTCCGGACGGCCTTCGGCAACGATCTGCCTGCGCTGCTCATCACTGGCGATACCGATCCGTCCGTGATCGGTCGGATGGCTGCCGAGCGGATTCGCGTGCAGCACAAGCCGCTGGATTTCGAGGCGCTGCTGTCGCGGATCGCGGACCTCGTCGACAAGAATCGCTGA
- a CDS encoding sigma-54-dependent Fis family transcriptional regulator, which produces MTPVPKAPLLPETLVASWARSQDHGLRPDEPVDGTAVAHAELTERLEANNRLLTFSRPMIEGLYSQIASPHSTVLLADRGGMILSAVGHTDFLDRASLVALRPGVDWSEGSMGTNAIGTALQTADTVSVLGSEHYLERNRILACVATPILAPTGGMLGILDISSDARANVTHARALLRTTAELIEQRLIETADDGFLTLRFQAGVNSLSTPLHALAVFDETGAMLATSRLARALLNLPEGGVAGTFDSCFLTRWGDIVTHAARADEALFPLRAFDGRTFVARASLRRRRPRNTAPPHASQAESPARPSPPPTSSARSSPAAGNSRLGEMALGDARIAEIIDVLHECAIAPTPLLVEGEMGTGKAYVIRAFHADHCASPDAPIVGIDCRGLAPGAKGEEQVDIAWTQAANGILFLDEFDLLPVPLQARLFDANDGSRARIVGATRRPIAELEGAGHLDLRNFHANGGHILSMPPLRERSDFETLVRRFVSQAAPGRQIYIRPEALALLHRHAWPGNLRELRNQIALILALMGDEAEQLCPEDIPPELFEEDHLIGA; this is translated from the coding sequence ATGACCCCTGTTCCAAAGGCTCCTCTTCTTCCGGAAACCCTGGTCGCGTCATGGGCGCGCAGCCAGGATCACGGCTTGCGTCCCGACGAACCGGTCGACGGGACGGCGGTCGCGCATGCGGAACTGACGGAGCGGCTGGAGGCGAACAACCGACTGCTGACCTTTTCACGGCCGATGATCGAGGGCCTGTATTCGCAGATCGCGAGCCCCCATTCGACCGTGCTGCTCGCGGACCGCGGCGGCATGATTCTCAGCGCAGTCGGGCATACCGACTTCCTCGACCGCGCGAGCCTCGTGGCACTTCGCCCCGGCGTCGACTGGAGCGAAGGCAGCATGGGCACGAACGCGATCGGCACTGCGCTGCAGACGGCAGACACCGTGTCGGTGCTCGGCAGCGAACACTATCTCGAACGCAATCGCATCCTCGCCTGCGTCGCAACGCCGATCCTCGCGCCGACGGGCGGCATGCTCGGCATCCTGGATATCTCATCCGACGCGCGCGCTAACGTGACGCACGCGCGTGCGCTGCTGCGCACGACGGCAGAGCTCATCGAGCAACGCCTGATCGAAACGGCTGACGACGGCTTCCTGACGCTGCGCTTCCAAGCCGGCGTCAACAGTCTTTCGACGCCGCTGCATGCGCTGGCGGTGTTCGACGAGACCGGCGCCATGCTCGCGACGAGCCGACTCGCGCGTGCGCTGCTCAATCTGCCCGAAGGCGGGGTAGCGGGGACCTTCGACAGCTGCTTCCTGACGCGCTGGGGCGACATCGTGACGCACGCCGCGCGCGCCGACGAAGCCCTGTTCCCGCTGCGCGCATTCGACGGCCGGACCTTCGTCGCGCGCGCCAGTCTGCGGCGACGAAGACCGCGCAACACCGCACCGCCGCATGCATCGCAAGCCGAAAGCCCGGCCCGTCCGTCGCCGCCGCCGACCTCATCCGCACGCTCCTCGCCTGCTGCCGGCAATTCACGGTTGGGCGAAATGGCACTCGGGGACGCGCGTATCGCGGAGATCATCGACGTCCTCCACGAATGCGCCATCGCACCGACACCGCTCCTCGTCGAAGGCGAGATGGGAACCGGCAAGGCTTACGTGATCCGCGCCTTCCACGCGGATCACTGCGCCTCGCCCGATGCTCCGATCGTCGGGATCGATTGCCGGGGGCTCGCGCCGGGCGCCAAAGGGGAGGAACAAGTGGACATCGCCTGGACGCAGGCCGCGAACGGCATCCTGTTCCTCGACGAATTCGACCTCCTGCCGGTGCCGCTGCAGGCGCGGCTCTTCGACGCCAACGACGGATCGCGCGCACGTATCGTCGGCGCGACGCGGCGCCCGATAGCCGAGCTCGAAGGGGCTGGTCACCTGGACCTACGGAACTTCCACGCCAACGGCGGGCACATCCTGTCGATGCCGCCACTGCGCGAACGCAGCGATTTCGAAACGCTCGTGCGGCGCTTCGTCAGCCAGGCCGCACCGGGCCGGCAGATCTACATCCGCCCCGAGGCGCTCGCCCTGCTCCATCGCCACGCCTGGCCGGGCAACCTGCGCGAGTTGCGCAACCAGATCGCCCTGATCCTCGCGCTGATGGGCGACGAAGCCGAACAACTGTGTCCGGAAGACATTCCGCCGGAGCTTTTCGAAGAAGACCACCTCATCGGTGCGTAA
- a CDS encoding universal stress protein — protein sequence MAYGIQNILIATDLGPHSADVLKHAAGMAQRLGAQLHLVTVMYSSAQNSMVALDSYLPEEAIPRLREDAVRRIRERIDEEIADLGKDASLAGVTSVGILEGAPADIVLAEAQRLEADLIVLGSAGHTALGEILIGSVAHRVTVKSTVPVLLVPINH from the coding sequence ATGGCTTATGGCATCCAAAACATCCTGATCGCGACGGATCTGGGACCGCACAGCGCGGACGTGCTGAAACACGCGGCGGGAATGGCTCAACGCCTCGGCGCGCAATTGCATCTCGTCACAGTGATGTATAGCAGCGCCCAAAACTCGATGGTGGCGCTCGACAGCTACCTGCCCGAGGAGGCAATCCCCCGACTGCGTGAAGACGCGGTCCGGCGCATCCGCGAGCGGATCGACGAGGAGATTGCCGATCTGGGCAAGGATGCTTCACTGGCGGGCGTGACCTCGGTCGGAATCCTGGAGGGCGCGCCCGCCGACATCGTGCTGGCCGAGGCGCAGCGCCTGGAGGCCGACCTGATCGTGCTCGGCTCGGCCGGGCATACTGCCCTGGGCGAAATCCTGATCGGTTCGGTCGCCCACCGCGTCACCGTCAAGTCGACGGTGCCGGTGCTGCTCGTACCGATCAATCATTGA
- the rocF gene encoding arginase translates to MTNRNVSLIGVPTDVGAGVRGASMGPEALRVAGLGRAIAAFGVDVLDCGNLSGPNNPELPAVNGFRHLAEVAAWNTILHEAVYAELHGGRLPIMMGGDHCLAIGSISAVARYCRETGKKLRILWFDAHADLNTATMTPSGNIHGMPVACLCGHGPETLTRIGGHVPAMLPCDIRQVGIRSVDEGEKTFLRELGVEVFDMRYIDEVGMRAVMEQALAGVDENTHLHVSLDVDFLDPTIAPGVGTTVRGGPTYREAELCMEMIADTEQLASLDIVELNPALDHRNMTAELAVDLVESLFGKSTLMRMHRHTT, encoded by the coding sequence ATGACCAACCGGAATGTCAGTCTGATCGGAGTTCCGACCGACGTCGGCGCGGGCGTGCGCGGCGCGAGCATGGGGCCGGAGGCGCTGCGCGTGGCCGGACTCGGGCGGGCGATTGCCGCCTTCGGCGTCGATGTCCTCGATTGCGGCAACCTGAGCGGCCCGAACAACCCCGAGTTGCCGGCGGTGAACGGCTTCCGTCATCTCGCGGAAGTGGCGGCATGGAACACGATCTTGCACGAGGCCGTGTACGCAGAACTCCACGGCGGGCGCCTGCCCATCATGATGGGGGGGGACCACTGCCTCGCCATCGGCTCGATCAGCGCGGTCGCTCGGTATTGCCGGGAAACCGGCAAGAAGCTGCGCATACTGTGGTTCGATGCCCACGCCGACCTGAACACCGCGACGATGACTCCGTCCGGCAACATCCACGGCATGCCGGTCGCGTGCCTGTGCGGCCACGGCCCGGAGACGCTCACGCGGATCGGCGGCCATGTCCCCGCGATGCTTCCCTGCGACATCCGGCAGGTCGGGATCCGCAGCGTCGACGAAGGGGAAAAGACCTTCCTGCGCGAACTGGGCGTGGAAGTCTTCGACATGCGCTACATCGACGAAGTCGGCATGCGGGCGGTGATGGAACAGGCCCTCGCGGGCGTCGATGAGAACACGCACCTGCACGTCAGCCTGGACGTCGACTTCCTCGACCCGACCATCGCGCCCGGCGTCGGCACCACGGTGCGCGGCGGACCGACCTACCGCGAAGCCGAACTGTGCATGGAAATGATCGCCGACACCGAGCAACTGGCGTCGCTTGATATCGTCGAGCTCAATCCGGCGCTCGATCATCGCAACATGACCGCGGAACTTGCGGTGGATCTCGTCGAAAGTCTGTTCGGCAAGAGCACGCTGATGCGGATGCATCGGCACACTACCTGA